The following are encoded together in the Poseidonibacter lekithochrous genome:
- a CDS encoding ABC transporter permease, translated as MKNLSLIAFLDLKESIRAKWFVIYSLVFGGMIALFFIAGVTQSQVMGFSGLSRLLLMYIQVTIVILPIFILITTVRSISGDRDNHILEYMLSFPISLKQYYWGKILGRFITVFLPVFFAMVIAIIYGALIGASIPWNIFFLYTGLLFSLSSAFLGIAFFVSSFVKSSEVALGISFFVWIFLLAFIDIALISLMMQSRIDEGIIITIALLNPMEIFRVAAISLFDPELTVMGPVAFYILDSLKQTTFVLLSVLYPFVLGLMFALFGYAIFAKKDLV; from the coding sequence TTGAAAAATTTATCATTAATTGCATTTCTTGATTTGAAAGAATCAATTAGAGCCAAATGGTTTGTAATTTATTCACTTGTATTTGGGGGAATGATTGCACTATTTTTTATTGCAGGAGTTACTCAATCACAAGTAATGGGTTTTAGTGGATTAAGTAGACTACTTCTTATGTATATTCAAGTAACTATTGTTATTTTGCCAATATTTATTTTGATTACTACAGTACGTTCTATTTCAGGAGATAGAGATAATCATATTTTAGAGTATATGCTTTCTTTCCCTATTTCATTAAAACAATATTATTGGGGTAAAATTTTAGGTAGATTTATTACTGTATTTTTACCTGTATTTTTTGCTATGGTTATTGCCATTATATATGGTGCATTAATCGGCGCTTCTATTCCGTGGAATATTTTCTTTTTATATACTGGATTATTATTCTCACTATCTTCTGCATTCTTAGGAATTGCATTTTTTGTATCATCATTTGTAAAATCAAGTGAAGTAGCTCTTGGAATTTCATTTTTTGTATGGATTTTTCTTTTAGCATTTATTGATATTGCTTTAATTTCTTTAATGATGCAAAGTAGAATTGATGAAGGTATTATTATCACTATTGCATTACTTAACCCTATGGAAATATTTAGAGTTGCTGCAATTTCACTTTTTGATCCAGAATTAACAGTTATGGGTCCAGTTGCATTTTATATACTTGATTCATTAAAACAAACAACATTTGTTTTATTATCAGTGTTATATCCATTTGTATTAGGATTAATGTTTGCATTATTTGGTTATGCAATATTTGCAAAAAAAGATTTAGTTTAA
- a CDS encoding nitrous oxide reductase accessory protein NosL gives MKRNILFILIISLMSTLTLSASEIMNYDKETRGLIRKIKVYQDPAWVAKVVTKQGKEAYFISSKSLLEFYYDPYKWPSMDIKDKNGIKDMYVTDYKSLKPIDAKYAFYVYGGRLISPAGDDLVTFKNIEDAKEYSKIHRGQRILSFNEVKKGLIQLLNGDI, from the coding sequence ATGAAAAGAAATATTTTATTCATCTTAATTATTAGTTTAATGTCAACATTAACATTAAGTGCTAGTGAAATAATGAACTATGATAAAGAAACACGTGGATTAATTAGAAAAATCAAAGTATATCAAGACCCAGCATGGGTTGCTAAAGTTGTAACAAAACAAGGTAAAGAAGCATACTTTATTAGTAGTAAATCTTTATTAGAATTTTATTATGACCCATATAAATGGCCAAGTATGGATATTAAAGACAAAAATGGAATCAAAGATATGTATGTAACTGATTACAAATCATTAAAACCTATTGATGCTAAGTATGCATTTTATGTTTATGGAGGTAGACTTATTTCACCTGCTGGTGACGATTTAGTAACTTTCAAAAACATTGAAGATGCAAAAGAATATTCAAAAATACATAGAGGACAAAGAATCCTTAGTTTTAATGAAGTAAAAAAAGGTCTAATCCAATTATTAAACGGTGATATTTAA
- the nosZ gene encoding Sec-dependent nitrous-oxide reductase: MNKRYSKLSSVLLGTALSATIASAATSDLSKVMKERGLTENDVIRAAKTYNPTGVKDEYVIFSSGGQSGQVIVYGVPSMRILKYIGVFTPEPWQGYGYDKDSLKVLRQGNIRGREINWGDTHHPALSEKDGKYDGRWLAINDKANPRIAVIDLEDFETKQIVPNPVFKSNHGGAFFTPNSEYIIEASQYAAPYDNEYHAIDDYKESYRGGVTMWKFDDKIGRIMPKDSYTIEMPPYHQDLSDAGKGASYGWGFTNSFNTEMYTGGIEVGNPPNEAGMSRNDTDFLHVYNWQKLAEVAKDPKNLKVVNGHNIIPIEVAVKNEALFLIPEPKSPHGVDVSPDGKYMIVCGKLDTHASVYSFEKIKKQIDNKEYIGKDPYGIPILDMKKSLHGQLELGLGPLHTQYSPVDGQVYTSLYVDSQVVKWDYKNLKVLDKENVHYNIGHLAGMEGKTSDPQGEYIIALNKLAIDRFQNVGPLHPQNHQLIDISGKTMDLLVDMPLPLGEPHQAVGIRASKLKPHVRYKMGTNSKTGKIHVGKTLAGQERIERDGNHVTIYATLVRSHINPERITVNKGDLVTMHMTNLERAQDETHGFTIGGFDQHASLEPGETTTMEFTADIEGVFPYYCTEFCSALHLEMMGYLMVKDPNKKYVSATKMKMKTMSPAELKAEYEKTVAVNAATDSVIQSVVKFLKANGFDKHKVVADLVTDAFDQYGQIPAEKKKADAAVASGDMEKAILHEGMIWQLMVKTADVGIRAKDTLVRKIATEQSPAAARGETAFAEGGCNGCHVVGKVSSGPDLTGVLQRHENGEDWVSRFIQHPETMYEEPYVKGMIDYFKIKMPDQDMSEKETKDIIEYLKWIDENANLF, from the coding sequence ATGAATAAACGATATAGTAAGCTTTCTTCAGTACTTTTAGGAACTGCACTTTCTGCGACAATTGCGTCAGCAGCTACAAGTGACCTTTCAAAAGTAATGAAAGAAAGAGGTCTTACAGAAAATGATGTTATCAGAGCTGCAAAAACATATAATCCTACAGGGGTGAAGGATGAGTATGTAATTTTCTCTTCTGGTGGTCAATCTGGACAAGTAATTGTTTATGGTGTTCCATCTATGAGAATTTTAAAATATATTGGGGTATTTACACCAGAACCATGGCAAGGTTATGGTTATGATAAAGACTCACTTAAAGTTTTAAGACAAGGTAATATTAGAGGTAGAGAGATTAACTGGGGAGATACACATCACCCGGCACTTTCAGAAAAAGATGGGAAATATGATGGTAGATGGTTAGCTATTAATGATAAAGCTAATCCAAGAATTGCCGTTATCGATTTAGAAGATTTTGAAACAAAACAAATTGTTCCAAATCCAGTATTTAAATCAAACCATGGTGGAGCTTTCTTCACACCAAACTCAGAATACATTATTGAAGCATCTCAATATGCTGCGCCTTATGATAATGAATACCACGCGATTGATGATTATAAAGAATCATACAGAGGTGGGGTTACTATGTGGAAATTCGACGATAAAATCGGTCGAATTATGCCAAAAGATTCATATACAATCGAAATGCCTCCATATCACCAAGATTTAAGTGATGCTGGTAAAGGTGCAAGTTACGGTTGGGGATTTACAAACTCATTTAATACAGAAATGTATACAGGTGGTATCGAAGTTGGAAACCCACCAAATGAAGCTGGTATGTCAAGAAATGATACTGACTTCTTACACGTATATAACTGGCAAAAACTTGCGGAAGTTGCAAAAGATCCTAAGAACTTAAAAGTTGTTAATGGTCACAACATTATTCCTATTGAAGTAGCAGTTAAGAATGAAGCTTTATTCTTAATTCCAGAACCAAAATCACCTCACGGTGTTGATGTTTCTCCTGATGGGAAATACATGATCGTTTGTGGTAAATTAGATACTCATGCATCTGTTTACTCGTTTGAAAAAATTAAAAAACAAATTGACAACAAAGAATACATTGGAAAAGATCCATATGGTATTCCAATTTTAGATATGAAAAAATCTTTACATGGTCAATTAGAGTTGGGTCTTGGCCCTCTACATACACAATACTCTCCAGTTGATGGACAAGTATATACATCATTATATGTAGATTCTCAAGTTGTTAAATGGGATTACAAAAACTTAAAAGTTTTAGATAAAGAAAATGTACACTACAACATTGGTCACTTAGCTGGTATGGAAGGTAAAACTTCAGATCCTCAAGGTGAGTACATCATTGCATTAAATAAATTAGCAATTGATAGATTCCAAAATGTTGGTCCATTACACCCACAAAATCACCAGTTAATTGATATTTCTGGTAAAACAATGGATTTATTAGTTGATATGCCATTACCACTAGGTGAACCTCACCAAGCTGTTGGTATTAGAGCGTCTAAACTTAAACCACATGTTAGATATAAAATGGGTACAAACTCTAAGACTGGTAAGATTCATGTTGGTAAAACACTTGCAGGTCAAGAAAGAATTGAGAGAGATGGAAACCATGTAACTATTTATGCTACATTAGTTAGATCTCATATTAATCCTGAAAGAATCACTGTTAATAAAGGTGATTTAGTAACTATGCACATGACTAACTTAGAAAGAGCGCAAGATGAAACTCACGGATTTACTATTGGTGGATTTGATCAACATGCTTCTTTAGAGCCAGGTGAAACAACTACTATGGAATTTACTGCTGATATTGAGGGTGTTTTCCCTTACTATTGTACAGAGTTCTGTTCAGCTCTTCACTTAGAGATGATGGGTTACTTAATGGTTAAAGACCCTAATAAGAAATACGTTTCTGCTACAAAAATGAAAATGAAAACAATGAGCCCTGCTGAATTAAAAGCTGAATATGAGAAGACTGTTGCTGTAAATGCTGCAACTGATTCTGTTATCCAATCAGTTGTTAAATTCTTAAAAGCTAATGGTTTTGATAAACATAAAGTAGTTGCTGATTTAGTAACAGATGCATTTGATCAATATGGACAAATTCCTGCTGAAAAGAAAAAAGCTGACGCTGCTGTTGCTTCTGGTGACATGGAAAAAGCTATTTTACACGAAGGTATGATTTGGCAATTAATGGTTAAAACTGCTGACGTTGGTATTAGAGCAAAAGATACTCTTGTTAGAAAAATTGCAACTGAACAAAGTCCTGCAGCAGCACGTGGTGAAACTGCATTTGCTGAGGGTGGATGTAATGGTTGTCACGTTGTTGGAAAAGTATCATCAGGTCCAGATTTAACTGGTGTACTACAAAGACATGAAAATGGTGAAGATTGGGTAAGTAGATTTATTCAACATCCTGAAACAATGTATGAAGAACCATACGTTAAAGGAATGATTGACTACTTCAAAATTAAAATGCCAGATCAAGATATGTCTGAGAAAGAAACAAAAGATATTATCGAATACTTAAAATGGATTGACGAAAACGCTAATTTATTCTAA
- a CDS encoding cytochrome C translates to MHPSFIKARIFATLALIILTLSFTFPMISFHGTLNKIHEDKADEISPLAIKVWNFYNQGRYKSTTTPEEAHNDLEQMIEHSAEIGVASLPIWSCSLEAPNYPKKAFPEGIPVYFHFDGFSGEVHEMNTINHYVGMDPMWRGGQLEREIGIYALLGLSLIMVFFILFNKKILTYFMIIPASLPVLFIADYSYWLYWFGHNLHDWGAFKIKPFMPTVFGDGKIAQFTTHSYPTIGFYMLVAIGLLSLLAFLAKSKAMKETNQN, encoded by the coding sequence ATGCATCCTAGTTTTATAAAAGCAAGAATATTTGCTACTTTAGCGTTAATTATTTTAACACTATCATTTACTTTTCCAATGATTTCATTTCATGGAACTTTAAATAAAATTCATGAAGATAAAGCTGATGAAATATCACCATTAGCTATTAAGGTATGGAACTTTTACAATCAAGGTAGATACAAAAGTACAACTACTCCAGAAGAAGCCCATAACGATTTAGAACAAATGATTGAACACTCTGCTGAAATTGGTGTTGCATCATTACCTATTTGGTCTTGTTCATTAGAAGCACCAAATTATCCAAAGAAAGCTTTCCCAGAGGGAATTCCTGTTTATTTCCATTTTGATGGATTCTCTGGTGAAGTTCATGAGATGAATACAATCAATCACTATGTAGGAATGGATCCTATGTGGAGAGGTGGACAATTAGAGAGAGAAATTGGTATTTATGCCCTACTTGGATTATCTTTAATTATGGTATTTTTTATTCTATTCAATAAAAAAATACTTACATATTTTATGATTATTCCAGCATCTCTACCAGTACTATTTATAGCTGATTATTCATATTGGCTTTATTGGTTCGGACACAATCTACATGATTGGGGTGCCTTTAAAATTAAACCATTTATGCCAACAGTATTCGGCGATGGAAAAATTGCACAATTTACAACGCATTCTTATCCAACAATTGGATTCTATATGTTAGTTGCTATTGGACTATTAAGTTTATTAGCCTTTTTAGCTAAATCAAAAGCTATGAAAGAAACAAACCAAAATTAA
- a CDS encoding nitrous oxide reductase family maturation protein NosD gives MFKLLAILCIVTFSFASNNVLQNAIDNAPEGSILKLPAGVYKGKIVINKPLSIIGSTEGEVIIDGEGEGTVIIVNSSYVTIKNLTITNSGDRHDKLDAAIKLEKVKQCEISNNVIKDTLFGIDLSMVKNSIVSHNKISSKDIELGLRGDGLRLWYSHNNKVFKNSLIKSRDMVVWYSHGNEISENYGEQNRYSLHFMYAGKNIVKNNTYKMNSVGIFFMYSKDTIATGNTIQSSLGNTGMGIGLKDVSNFTLKDNTVLYCAQGIYIDRSPFEPDTKNWIEDNQILYNSEAIHFHSLSENNILKGNTILGNIEDIVNDSRGAHTYKNEIVGNYWDNYEGFDRDADNIGDTSHKVYQYADQLWVYNKDVKFFYGSPVISLLNFLAKLAPFSEPIFLIEDKQPKLKL, from the coding sequence ATGTTTAAATTATTAGCCATTCTTTGTATTGTTACTTTTTCTTTTGCAAGTAATAATGTTTTACAAAATGCAATTGATAATGCCCCTGAAGGTTCAATTCTAAAACTTCCAGCAGGAGTTTATAAAGGTAAGATTGTAATTAATAAACCTTTATCAATTATTGGAAGTACTGAAGGTGAAGTTATTATTGATGGAGAAGGAGAAGGAACTGTAATTATAGTTAATAGTTCTTATGTAACTATCAAAAACCTAACTATTACAAATAGTGGAGATAGACACGATAAACTTGACGCTGCTATTAAACTTGAAAAAGTTAAACAGTGTGAGATTTCAAATAATGTAATTAAAGATACATTATTTGGAATTGATTTATCAATGGTTAAAAACTCTATTGTTTCACATAATAAAATTTCTTCAAAAGATATTGAATTAGGACTTAGAGGTGATGGCTTAAGACTTTGGTATTCACATAATAATAAAGTTTTTAAAAATAGTCTAATTAAATCAAGAGATATGGTTGTTTGGTATTCTCATGGAAATGAGATTTCTGAAAACTATGGAGAACAAAATAGATACTCACTACACTTTATGTACGCGGGTAAAAATATAGTAAAAAACAATACTTATAAAATGAATTCTGTGGGGATTTTCTTTATGTATAGTAAAGACACTATTGCAACTGGAAATACCATTCAAAGTTCACTTGGAAATACTGGAATGGGTATAGGTTTAAAAGATGTATCAAACTTCACTCTTAAAGATAATACTGTTCTTTATTGTGCCCAAGGTATTTATATTGATAGATCTCCATTTGAACCTGATACAAAAAACTGGATAGAAGACAATCAAATTTTATATAACTCGGAAGCTATACATTTTCACTCACTTAGTGAAAACAATATACTAAAAGGAAATACAATTCTTGGAAATATTGAAGACATTGTAAATGATAGTAGAGGAGCTCACACATATAAAAATGAAATCGTTGGTAATTATTGGGATAATTATGAAGGTTTTGATAGAGATGCTGATAATATTGGTGACACTTCACATAAAGTATATCAATACGCAGATCAATTATGGGTATACAATAAAGACGTAAAATTCTTTTATGGCTCACCTGTAATTTCATTATTAAATTTCCTAGCAAAATTAGCACCATTTAGTGAACCAATTTTTCTAATCGAAGATAAGCAACCAAAGCTTAAATTATAA
- a CDS encoding 4Fe-4S dicluster domain-containing protein: MASIKNDRRDFIKFSTLGILGLTLGGGIAISPYALQAEMRLRPPGAVSEDEFLALCIKCGQCLQVCPYHSIKLADFAKGHGVGTPYIDARERGCYACSAVPCVLACPSGALDHSCEKPEDIKMGIAVLEFPNKCIAMTNTPVPKGHSQRIHDFVNEQRNVTQLERDMLDKLDEFEGKQCTLCADMCPIPSPLGAISMIQASNGKKPEIYEGCIGCGVCEEVCPANEPAIVVKPRLTYEDYYIKGIKS; the protein is encoded by the coding sequence ATGGCATCAATAAAAAATGACAGAAGAGATTTTATTAAATTCTCTACACTTGGAATCCTTGGCTTAACTCTTGGAGGCGGGATTGCAATTAGTCCTTATGCACTTCAAGCTGAAATGAGATTAAGACCTCCAGGTGCTGTTAGTGAAGATGAATTTTTAGCACTATGTATTAAATGTGGTCAATGTTTACAAGTATGTCCTTACCACTCAATCAAACTTGCTGATTTTGCAAAAGGTCATGGAGTTGGAACACCATATATAGATGCAAGGGAACGTGGATGTTATGCATGTTCAGCAGTACCTTGTGTATTAGCCTGTCCAAGTGGAGCACTTGACCACTCTTGCGAAAAACCAGAAGATATAAAAATGGGAATTGCAGTATTAGAATTTCCAAATAAATGTATTGCTATGACTAATACACCAGTACCAAAAGGTCATAGTCAAAGAATACATGACTTTGTAAATGAGCAAAGAAATGTCACTCAATTAGAACGAGACATGTTAGATAAACTTGATGAATTTGAAGGGAAACAATGTACTTTATGTGCAGATATGTGTCCAATTCCAAGTCCATTAGGTGCAATTTCTATGATACAAGCTTCAAATGGTAAAAAACCAGAAATTTATGAAGGCTGTATTGGGTGTGGAGTTTGTGAAGAAGTATGTCCAGCAAATGAACCAGCAATTGTTGTAAAACCAAGACTTACATATGAAGATTATTATATTAAAGGAATTAAATCATGA
- a CDS encoding c-type cytochrome, which produces MIKKILINTAAIALLITGCSDKEEVKEKPKVVTIEQAPKIEIISNDNAKEIKVTEKEKVEETNKAYYFDYKDKEDEAEKKPRNKIDANMNVRSPYEKVEVSMLVKSLSKEFIVKCSACHNDYANGIIGPSLLDKDSKFIFDTIKKFKTDETANVLMTDLVKQMDDENIQKLANEIFEFNKQIKELRK; this is translated from the coding sequence ATGATAAAAAAAATATTAATAAATACTGCTGCAATTGCTTTATTAATTACGGGATGTTCAGACAAAGAAGAAGTAAAAGAGAAGCCAAAAGTTGTAACTATTGAACAAGCTCCTAAAATTGAAATTATCAGTAATGACAATGCAAAAGAGATTAAAGTAACAGAAAAAGAAAAAGTAGAAGAAACAAATAAAGCTTATTATTTTGATTATAAAGATAAAGAAGACGAAGCAGAGAAAAAACCTAGAAATAAAATTGATGCAAATATGAATGTAAGAAGTCCATATGAAAAAGTTGAAGTTTCTATGTTAGTAAAAAGTCTAAGTAAAGAGTTTATTGTTAAATGTTCAGCTTGTCATAATGATTATGCAAATGGAATTATTGGACCATCATTATTAGATAAAGATTCAAAATTTATCTTTGATACTATCAAAAAATTTAAAACTGATGAAACTGCAAATGTTTTAATGACTGATTTAGTAAAACAAATGGATGATGAAAATATTCAGAAACTTGCAAACGAAATTTTTGAATTTAATAAACAAATAAAAGAGTTAAGGAAATAA
- a CDS encoding c-type cytochrome, whose product MKNIIAAIATIIVIVLMVSTFMTGPAFQGGEAGNIIEDLKMFDNKKASSNMPEEKDIEANKIKALKDKVGNTSSFPVSNAYKSKCASCHAANGSGEQDGKKLMGPKLIGQSAEKIYKDLVDFKAGRKENYIMKGLLINLEEPELRKFADEIGDFANKAAAQQ is encoded by the coding sequence ATGAAAAACATAATAGCTGCAATAGCAACAATTATTGTTATTGTCTTAATGGTAAGTACTTTTATGACTGGACCTGCATTTCAAGGTGGAGAAGCAGGAAATATTATTGAAGATTTAAAAATGTTTGATAATAAAAAAGCTTCTAGTAATATGCCAGAAGAAAAAGATATCGAAGCAAATAAAATCAAAGCACTTAAAGATAAAGTTGGAAATACAAGTTCCTTCCCAGTTAGTAATGCTTACAAAAGTAAATGTGCTTCTTGTCATGCTGCTAATGGTTCAGGAGAACAAGATGGTAAAAAACTTATGGGTCCTAAATTAATCGGTCAAAGTGCTGAGAAAATTTACAAAGACTTAGTTGACTTTAAAGCAGGTAGAAAAGAAAACTACATTATGAAAGGCTTATTAATTAATTTAGAAGAGCCAGAATTAAGAAAATTCGCAGATGAAATTGGGGATTTTGCAAATAAAGCAGCAGCGCAACAATAA
- a CDS encoding NapH/MauN family ferredoxin-type protein, with the protein MDKWNQRATIGKTTFASTFIDTTKEGKKFLSFRSKRWISVILIHLLFFLSFAIDIQTLEGTLNGSRFLGFHLIDPFTTIQVYLSTYHLPINMIIGTATIVIVYLLIGGRTYCSWVCPYGILSEIGEKIHNTLVKKKIIKSRKLDHRVRHIFWAMFMIMAFTSGYLVFETFNVVGILSRFIAYGWSVALSWVLVVFLIEVFFARRAWCTYLCPIGTTYGYIGKVSATRIQWNDNCDHCMVCHDVCFENQVLDLTRAKYDEQRKEKGITQQYVTGADCTLCGRCVDVCHADALKFDFRLKGLV; encoded by the coding sequence ATGGATAAATGGAATCAACGAGCAACAATAGGCAAAACAACATTTGCCTCAACATTTATAGATACAACAAAAGAAGGAAAAAAGTTTCTTAGTTTTAGATCTAAGAGATGGATATCAGTAATACTAATACACTTACTTTTTTTCTTATCTTTTGCAATTGATATACAAACATTAGAAGGAACATTAAATGGATCTAGATTTTTAGGTTTTCATTTAATTGATCCTTTTACAACAATTCAAGTATATCTTTCAACATATCATCTTCCTATAAATATGATAATAGGAACTGCAACTATTGTAATAGTATATTTACTAATTGGTGGAAGAACATACTGTTCATGGGTATGTCCTTATGGAATATTAAGTGAGATAGGTGAAAAAATACATAATACATTAGTTAAAAAGAAAATAATTAAAAGCAGAAAACTTGACCATAGAGTAAGACATATCTTTTGGGCTATGTTTATGATCATGGCATTCACAAGTGGATATTTAGTATTTGAAACTTTTAATGTTGTTGGAATTTTAAGTAGATTTATTGCTTATGGTTGGAGTGTGGCTCTATCTTGGGTATTAGTTGTATTTTTAATTGAAGTATTTTTTGCACGAAGAGCTTGGTGTACATATCTTTGTCCTATTGGAACAACATATGGATACATTGGGAAAGTAAGTGCTACAAGAATTCAATGGAATGACAATTGTGACCACTGTATGGTTTGTCATGATGTATGTTTTGAAAATCAAGTTTTAGATCTTACAAGAGCTAAATATGATGAACAAAGAAAAGAAAAAGGTATAACACAACAGTATGTAACTGGGGCTGATTGTACTTTATGTGGAAGATGTGTTGACGTATGTCACGCTGATGCATTAAAATTTGATTTTAGGTTAAAAGGTTTAGTATGA
- a CDS encoding ABC transporter ATP-binding protein, producing MIQVSNLTKKFGQHVSLDNVSIDFEKNNYIALMGPNGAGKTTLIRSMLGYYHPDEGDVSINGLDPIKERTEVLKDISFVPQLPPPIKLSLNELMQYIQTSSDVDKELIMHYANEMKLDITGNLNKSFFKLSGGMKQKMLIAISLAKKSNIIIYDEPTANLDPKARDDFYRLLKQNEDEKILLFVTHRLDEVKEIVNRQVYMDLGKVISDERI from the coding sequence ATGATTCAAGTTTCAAATTTAACAAAAAAATTCGGTCAACACGTATCATTAGATAATGTAAGTATTGATTTTGAGAAAAACAACTATATTGCTTTAATGGGTCCTAATGGTGCAGGTAAAACTACTCTTATTAGATCAATGCTTGGATATTATCATCCAGATGAAGGTGATGTAAGTATTAATGGTTTAGACCCTATAAAAGAGAGAACTGAGGTTTTAAAAGATATAAGTTTTGTTCCTCAACTTCCACCTCCAATTAAATTAAGTCTTAATGAATTAATGCAATATATTCAAACAAGCTCAGATGTAGATAAAGAGCTGATTATGCATTATGCAAATGAGATGAAATTAGATATTACGGGGAACTTAAATAAATCATTTTTCAAACTAAGTGGTGGTATGAAACAAAAAATGCTAATTGCAATTTCTTTAGCTAAAAAAAGTAATATCATTATTTATGATGAACCAACTGCAAATCTTGATCCTAAAGCTAGAGATGATTTCTATAGATTATTAAAACAAAACGAAGATGAAAAGATTTTACTTTTTGTAACTCATAGATTAGATGAAGTTAAAGAAATAGTAAATAGACAGGTATATATGGATCTAGGAAAAGTTATATCTGATGAGCGAATATAA